Within Sporosarcina sp. PTS2304, the genomic segment AAAACATGCATGTAGCGAGAGTAGATGCATTATTCGACCCGACGATTGCGGGAATTTTCGCTATCTCCTACGTCTTATCATTTTATTTTGGAACGCAGTTCATTTTGGCGGGAGACATAACGATCGGTGATTTGATCGCTTTTACTGCGTATTTAGGATTGTTGACATGGCCGATGCTCGCGATTGGCTTCCTATTTAATATAGTAGAGCGCGGAAATGCGTCGTATACGCGGATTTTGTCGCTACTTGCGGTGGAACCTGAAATTCAGGATCGATCGAATGCGGTGAAAAAGTTGCCCCATGGAGATATCGTCTTTGCGGTGGATAAATTTACGTTCCCAGACGACACGAGACCTGCGTTACGGAATTTGCATTTCACATTAAAGCAAGGCGAGACGCTAGGTATTGTCGGGAAAACGGGATCCGGAAAAACCGCCATTTTAAAAGTGTTAATGCGGGAATTCGACGGGTACACAGGGAGTATTACGTATGGTGGGATACCGATTACGCATTATAAGAAAGAGTGTTTACTCCAAGCGATCGGATATGTGCCGCAAGATCATTTCTTATTTTCCACAACACTTGCGGAAAATATCGCGTTCACTAATCCGCAAATTGATCAGGAAAAAATTGTGGCGGCTGCAAAATCCGCACATATTCATGAAGATATCCTGTCATTTAGCGACGGCTATGAAACACTCGTCGGAGAACGCGGGGTGTCGTTATCAGGAGGTCAAAGACAACGTGTGTCCATCGCCCGTGCGCTCTTGATGGATCCTGAATTATTATTGCTTGATGATTCGTTGTCCGCAGTGGATGCGCGAACGGAAGAAGCGATTCTACATTCATTGAAAGAGCAACGAAAAGACAAGACGACGATTATTACGTCTCACCGATTGAGTGCCATTCAACATGCCCATCAAATTATCGTGATGGATGAAGGAGAAATTGTGGAAATCGGTGATCATGATTCGTTGATCAAACAACAAGGAATATACAAAGAAATGTATGATTTACAGCAACTAGAGTCCATTGTAGAGCAAGGAGGCGAGGCGATTGAATAAGCAAACAGAGTTGTCCGCTCGCGATCAATGGAGGACGTTTATACGGTTGGTGCGCTATATTTTGCCATTCAAAGTTAGTGCGATGCTCGCGCTGATTTTGCTCATATTAACGGTTACAGCGACCATTGTCAGTCCATTGGTCATCCAAACATTCATCGATGACTACGTCGTACCGTTGAATTTTCCGATGAAATCCATCATGCTCATTGCGGGAATGTATATTGGACTGCAACTCGTCAATATGATTGCTTCGTATTTTCAGACGCTACGATTTCAAAAGCTCGCGTTAGACATTATTCAGCAATTGCGCATTGACGTCTTCACGAAAGTCCAGAAGCTCGGTTTGCGTTATTTCGATCAGACGCCAGCTGGTGGAGTTGTTTCTAGAGTAACGAATGATACAGAGTCGATCAAAGAAATGTTCGTCGGTGTCGCTTCTACTTTCTTGCAAGCGATTTTCGGGCTAGTCGGTGTGTATATCGCCCTGTTTACGCTCGATGCTAAACTGGCACTCTATACACTCATCTTACTGCCTGTGTTTTTAGTCGTTGTCGCTGTCTATCGTAAGTACAGTTCAGAGTTTTACCAAGACTTGCGGGAACGTTTAAGTCAGCTGAACGCTAAAATTTCTGAATCTCTTTCAGGGATGGGGATGATTCAGGCATTTAGACAAGAAAAACGACTGGCTGATGAATTTATCGAAGTCAATGAAGGTCATTATCGTGCAGGGATGCGCAATATTAAGTTTGACACGTTGTTGTTGACACCGTTAATTGATTTACTCTATACAGTCGCAATTGTGGCTGTACTAAGTTATTTCGGATATGTTTCTTTACTGCAACCAGTCGATGTCGGGGTTATTTATGCATTTACGACACTGTTGCGTCGATTGTTCCAGCCGATCCAACAAGTGATGTCGCGTTTATCGATTTTCCAGCAAGCGATCGTGTCCGCATCACGCGTA encodes:
- a CDS encoding ABC transporter ATP-binding protein, translated to MKVLWDLGWFFKERKKHYIIGIITLMFVAFLQLAPPKIIGMIVDAVTEDELTFHMLTRWMIILAVAGVLMYGGRYVWRTMIYGSSVYLARTLRQQLFLHFTKMSPSFYQRRRVGDLMAHATNDINAVQQTAGMGILTLADSLSTGGFVILTMAFTISWKLTLIALIPIPFMVLLTSYYGRLLRKRFRVAQEAFSDLNDKTQESISGVKVLKTFGQQEEDIAEFTDRSKEVVDKNMHVARVDALFDPTIAGIFAISYVLSFYFGTQFILAGDITIGDLIAFTAYLGLLTWPMLAIGFLFNIVERGNASYTRILSLLAVEPEIQDRSNAVKKLPHGDIVFAVDKFTFPDDTRPALRNLHFTLKQGETLGIVGKTGSGKTAILKVLMREFDGYTGSITYGGIPITHYKKECLLQAIGYVPQDHFLFSTTLAENIAFTNPQIDQEKIVAAAKSAHIHEDILSFSDGYETLVGERGVSLSGGQRQRVSIARALLMDPELLLLDDSLSAVDARTEEAILHSLKEQRKDKTTIITSHRLSAIQHAHQIIVMDEGEIVEIGDHDSLIKQQGIYKEMYDLQQLESIVEQGGEAIE
- a CDS encoding ABC transporter ATP-binding protein, which codes for MNKQTELSARDQWRTFIRLVRYILPFKVSAMLALILLILTVTATIVSPLVIQTFIDDYVVPLNFPMKSIMLIAGMYIGLQLVNMIASYFQTLRFQKLALDIIQQLRIDVFTKVQKLGLRYFDQTPAGGVVSRVTNDTESIKEMFVGVASTFLQAIFGLVGVYIALFTLDAKLALYTLILLPVFLVVVAVYRKYSSEFYQDLRERLSQLNAKISESLSGMGMIQAFRQEKRLADEFIEVNEGHYRAGMRNIKFDTLLLTPLIDLLYTVAIVAVLSYFGYVSLLQPVDVGVIYAFTTLLRRLFQPIQQVMSRLSIFQQAIVSASRVFALIDDPELEPTQTANTKNEITTGTIEFRNVSFSYDGKHDVLKDISFKANAGETVALVGHTGSGKSSIINLFMRFYEYERGEILIDGVSLKNYPMEELRAKVGLVLQDPFMFYGDIASNIRLHNTELSDEDIQAAAEFVQADSFINELPKGYAQKVTERGSTLSSGQRQLLAFARTIAMNPKVLVLDEATANIDTETEVAIQTSLSKMRQGRTTIAIAHRLSTIQDAELILVLHRGEIVERGTHAELLAQKGLYHTMYELQNGTQETP